In one Sporomusa sphaeroides DSM 2875 genomic region, the following are encoded:
- a CDS encoding PFL family protein, with translation MFTMQDVNDTNRMIEENKLDIRTITMGISLRDCGHPDSKVLCRNIYDKVTRTAEKLVQTGEDIEAEYGIPIINKRISVTPIAIAAESCQTDSYVEVARALDAAAKEVGVNFIGGFSALVEKGYTNGDRILIRSIPEALAVTERVCSSVNLGSTKAGINMDCVREMGEIIKLTAERTKDRDALGCAKLVVFANAPEDNPFMAGAFHGVGEPETTIHVGVSGPGVVKRALEDVRGRDFSTVAETIKRTAFKITRVGQLVAQEAARRLGHPFGIIDLSLAPTPAVGDSVAHILEEMGIESCGAPGTTAALALLNDAVKKGGLMASSHVGGLSGAFIPVSEDAGMIAAVERGSLSLEKLEAMTCVCSVGLDMIAVPGDTSAATISAIIADEAAIGMINNKTTAVRIIPVPGKKVGDSVEFGGLLGYSPILAVSKFKSDDFIARGGRIPAPVRSLTN, from the coding sequence ATGTTCACAATGCAGGATGTTAATGATACTAACCGCATGATTGAAGAAAATAAGCTGGATATCCGGACGATTACGATGGGTATCAGCCTGCGGGACTGCGGTCATCCGGACAGCAAGGTGCTTTGCCGCAATATTTATGATAAAGTGACCCGTACGGCTGAGAAGCTGGTGCAGACAGGAGAAGACATTGAGGCCGAATATGGTATTCCTATCATCAACAAACGTATTTCGGTAACTCCTATTGCCATTGCTGCCGAAAGCTGCCAGACCGACAGCTATGTTGAAGTGGCCCGGGCGCTGGACGCGGCGGCTAAAGAAGTGGGTGTAAACTTTATCGGCGGATTTTCCGCACTGGTGGAAAAAGGCTACACCAATGGTGACCGCATATTGATTCGCTCCATTCCGGAGGCGCTAGCCGTAACCGAGAGAGTATGTTCCTCAGTCAATCTGGGCTCCACCAAAGCCGGAATTAATATGGATTGCGTCCGGGAAATGGGTGAAATCATTAAGCTTACGGCTGAACGCACCAAAGACCGGGATGCGTTAGGCTGCGCCAAGCTTGTGGTATTTGCTAACGCACCGGAGGACAACCCGTTTATGGCAGGGGCCTTCCATGGTGTGGGTGAACCAGAGACTACCATCCATGTGGGAGTATCAGGTCCCGGTGTTGTCAAACGGGCGCTGGAAGATGTGCGCGGGCGCGACTTTAGCACTGTGGCCGAAACCATCAAACGCACGGCCTTTAAAATTACCCGTGTCGGCCAATTAGTGGCGCAGGAAGCGGCACGGAGGCTTGGTCATCCTTTTGGCATTATTGATTTATCCTTGGCCCCGACACCCGCAGTTGGTGACAGTGTAGCACATATCCTGGAAGAGATGGGCATAGAAAGTTGTGGAGCTCCCGGGACAACAGCCGCATTGGCGCTCCTGAATGATGCTGTCAAAAAAGGCGGCTTAATGGCTTCCTCGCATGTTGGCGGTCTCAGCGGCGCTTTCATCCCTGTCAGTGAAGATGCCGGCATGATTGCTGCCGTCGAGCGTGGCAGCCTGTCCTTAGAAAAGCTGGAAGCCATGACCTGTGTATGTTCGGTTGGCCTTGATATGATCGCCGTACCTGGCGATACTTCGGCGGCTACCATTTCGGCCATTATTGCCGACGAAGCCGCCATTGGCATGATCAATAACAAGACGACAGCTGTCCGGATTATTCCCGTACCCGGCAAAAAAGTTGGCGATAGTGTTGAGTTCGGCGGCTTATTGGGCTATAGCCCGATACTGGCTGTCAGCAAATTCAAATCTGATGACTTTATTGCCCGCGGCGGGCGAATTCCGGCACCGGTCCGCAGCCTGACCAACTAA
- a CDS encoding ACT domain-containing protein encodes MKTVITIVGQDRVGIIAMISNILAENNVNILNINQNILNGFFNMVMIVDMGQSIISLKDLGHLLGEKGAAMGLDIKVQHEDIFKIMHRV; translated from the coding sequence GTGAAAACTGTCATAACAATTGTCGGGCAGGACAGAGTTGGCATAATTGCCATGATTAGCAACATTTTGGCAGAAAACAATGTTAATATCCTTAATATCAATCAGAATATACTTAATGGATTTTTTAACATGGTTATGATTGTCGATATGGGTCAGTCCATTATCAGCCTGAAGGATCTGGGTCACCTGCTGGGAGAAAAGGGTGCTGCCATGGGCCTTGATATCAAAGTGCAGCATGAAGATATCTTTAAAATAATGCACCGTGTGTAG
- a CDS encoding NAD(P)/FAD-dependent oxidoreductase, with the protein MYELIIIGGGPAGMTAAVYAARKRMNALLITKEFGGQPMWTMDIENYMGYQFVTGPELMEKFDEQVRKFPIEIKYEEVTKLAANDDGTFSVTGDGEEYRAQTVIVASGKRPRRLAVPGEAEFTGRGVSYCATCDGPLYAGKTVAVIGGGNSALQAAIEISPIAEKVYLISIAGYNADPIIIEKLKELKRPVVEFMGYTTTAITGSQAVEKLVLVSNDTREQTELDVQGIFVEIGLEPNTEYCEGVVDFNKYREINTDCRTRTKLPGLFAAGDVTNGPDKQIVIAAGDGAKAALVAYEFLLHKRPNA; encoded by the coding sequence TTGTATGAGCTGATTATTATCGGCGGGGGACCGGCAGGGATGACGGCAGCCGTATATGCGGCGCGCAAGAGGATGAATGCTTTGCTAATTACTAAAGAGTTTGGCGGACAGCCGATGTGGACCATGGATATTGAGAATTATATGGGCTATCAGTTTGTCACCGGGCCGGAGCTGATGGAAAAGTTTGATGAACAGGTGAGGAAATTCCCGATTGAAATAAAATATGAAGAAGTTACCAAACTTGCTGCCAATGATGATGGCACCTTTAGTGTAACCGGCGACGGGGAAGAATATCGGGCCCAAACGGTTATTGTTGCTTCAGGCAAGCGGCCGCGCCGTCTGGCAGTGCCGGGTGAAGCTGAGTTTACCGGGCGGGGTGTCAGTTATTGCGCTACCTGCGACGGCCCCCTGTATGCCGGTAAAACGGTAGCCGTAATCGGCGGCGGCAACTCGGCGCTGCAGGCAGCTATTGAAATCAGCCCGATTGCCGAAAAAGTATACCTGATATCCATTGCCGGCTACAACGCTGACCCGATTATTATTGAAAAACTTAAAGAACTTAAGCGCCCTGTCGTTGAATTTATGGGTTACACGACAACCGCCATTACAGGCTCGCAAGCGGTGGAAAAGCTGGTACTGGTCAGCAATGATACCCGGGAACAAACAGAACTTGATGTGCAGGGAATTTTTGTGGAAATCGGCTTAGAGCCCAACACCGAATATTGTGAGGGAGTAGTGGACTTTAACAAATACCGCGAAATTAACACCGATTGCCGTACACGCACCAAACTACCGGGCTTGTTTGCTGCCGGTGATGTCACCAACGGCCCTGACAAGCAAATTGTAATTGCTGCCGGCGATGGTGCTAAAGCAGCATTAGTAGCGTATGAATTTCTGCTGCACAAACGGCCAAACGCTTAA